TGCTGGACTTCACCCTGGCGCCAAAGGCCGACACCGAGGCCTTTTTTGAAACCGTCAATGCCGTATGCAACAACGTACAGGAGCAAGCGTTATGAAATTTGTGCTGTGTTCACGTATTCGGGCAATCAGTGGCGCGGCATTGCTCTGGTGTCTTTCAGGCACAGCCAGTGCCGATGAGTGTGCCCTGACGGTCAGCCAGCCGGTGCTGGACTTCGGGCAAACCCAGCGTACGCAACTGATGCAAGGCGCCCGTGAAGGCCAGCGCCTGCTGGTTGGCACGCGGGTCATCAGCTTGAATCTGAGCTGTGCCGAGAACACAGGTGTAGCACTGGGGTTTACCGGTGAGCGTGCCACTGACCAAGGTTATCGTTTCGCCCAGGACGGTTTTTTCACCCTCAAGGTGCTCAGTGCCCAGCTCGATGGTAAACCGGTACACCTGATGGTTCGCGATGGCGAAGGGGGCATGCAAGACTCTGATAACCAGCTACGTCCCGGTGTCAGTCTGACACCGGGTTATCAGAACCAGATAGCGCGAGGTTCGAAGTTTAGTGCGCAAGTGGAAGTATCGACTTACGTCGATATGCGCGACACGCGGGTTCGCTCCCAAAGTCAATGGAATGGAGGCGGGCAATTTTCCATCGACACCTTCTGATTGCGCCTCGCGCGGGACTCGATTCGATCCTCGGATATCACCTGACCTGATGAATGATCCACGGCCACTTGAAAGACTCTCTTTGCAAGATCTACCGAGACTGGCTCGAGCGCCGAAAAACCGGCTGGTTGGGTCTGAACTCTCGTCGTATTCTTTTTCAGGGACTCGCCCTCGCTGTCGTTGGTTTCTTAAGAATGCCACCGTGGGGTATGAACGCCTCGGCTTGGGCGAGTCCATGTAATTACAGTACGAGCGCTTTAAAGCGCGACCCAACGCTGCTCCTGCGCTGCCACGCGAATGGCGGCGGCCAGGCGCTCTACTTGCCAGGCTTCTTCAAAGTCGGGGCCGGGGGCGGGATGGCCGGCGCAGGCCTGGATCACGGCGTGCACTTCCAGGGTCTTGAGTTCGTTGTACCCCAGCTGATGACCTGCCGCCGGGCTGAACGCGGCATACCCGGGCAACGCGGGCCCGGCCAGCAGTCGCTCGAATCCCCCTTGGCCGTGTTTGCACAGTTGCAGCTCATTGAGGCGCTCTTGATCGAATTTCAGGGTGCCGAGGGTGCCGCTGATTTCAAAACTCAGGTGGTTTTTGTAACCGTGCTTGAGCCAACTGCTGCTGAAGGTGCCGCGTGCGCCATTGCTGAACCGCAGCAGGGCGTGGGTCTGGTCGTCGACCAGGATGCTGCGCAGTTCGCTGTTGTGGTGGCTGGCCGGGCGTTGCGGGTGGACGGTCTGGCTGTCGGCACATACGGCTTCAATGTCACCCACCAGATACCGCGCCATCGCCAGCAAGTGACTGCCCAGGTCCGCCAGCGCGCCACCGGCGTGGCTCGGTTCGCAGCGCCATGACCAGGGCAAGGCCGGGTCGGCCATGAAGTCTTCGCTGAACTCGCCCTGAAAGCTGATCAGGCGGCCCAATTCGCCCCGTTCAATCATCTCGCGCGCCAGTACCAGCATCGGGTTGTGTTGGTAGTTGTAACCCACCCGCGTAACCACCCCCGCAGCCTTTGCCGCCAGGCGCATCTCATCGGCCTGCTCCAGGCTGACCGCCAGCGGCTTTTCGCAGTACACGGCTTTGCCCGCCGCAATGGCGGCCATGGCCATGGGGAAGTGCAAGTGGTTGGGTGTGGTGATGGCGATCAGGTCGACGCCGGGATCGGCGATCAGTTGCTGCCAGTCGCCATGGGCGCGCTCAAAACCCCAGGCGCTGGCGCAATGCCGGGCGCGTTCGGCGTCGGCATCGGCCAGTGCGGCGAGGTGCAACTGCACCGGCAGTTCAAACGCTGCGCTGACGTTACGAAATGCCAGTGCATGGGCCCGGCCCATAAAGCCGGTGCCAATCAAACCAATTCCAAGACGACGCATAGCCTGAACCCTTTGAATTATTATTTTCAGAAGGTCTATTAATGGAATAAATATTCTGTAATTGCAATAAGTGGAAATTAAAATTTATTGAGGTCTTTGTGCCTTCCCCCCAACCCTCTCCCGAGGGAGAAGGGGCTGGCCGGGTTGGTTTCGGATTCAGTGCTTTTGGGCTACGACAAAAAACCGCCATCCACGTTCAACGACACACCGGTGGTGTAGCTCGACGCATCGCTGGCCAGATACAGCACGGCACCGGCCATCTCGCTGGGGGCGGCCACGCGTTTGAGCGGGATCTGCTGCAGTGCGGTCTTGAGGATGGCGTCATTGCTGACCAGCGCCGAGGCGAATCGGGTATCGGTCAGCCCCGGCAGCAGGGCGTTGCAGCGGATGCCGAAGGCCGCACATTCCTTGGCAAACACCTTGGTCATGTTGATCACCGCGGCTTTGGTCATGGAGTACACGCCCTGGAACACGCCGGGTGATACGCCGTTGATCGAAGCCACGTTGATGATGCTGCCACCCCCGTGCTCACGCATCAGCTTGCCGGCCTCAACCGACATAAAGAAGTAACCGCGAATATTCACGTCTACGGTTTTCTGGAAGGCCCCCGGGTCGGTGTCCAGCACATTGCAGAACTGCGGGTTGGTCGCGGCGTTGTTGACCAGAATGTCGATGCGCCCGAAGTCCTGGCGAATCCTCGCGAAGGTCTGGGTGATCTGCTCCATTTCGCCGATATGGCAGGCGATGGCGGTGGCTTTGCCGCCGTCGGCGATGATCGCGTCGGCCACCGGCTGGCAGCCTTCGAGCTTGCGGCTGGACACAATCACATGGGCGCCTTGCTGGGCCAGCAGTTTGGCGATGGCCTCGCCGATACCGCGGCTGGCACCGGAAACAAAGGCGATTTTGCCATCGAGGTCGAACAGTTGAGTCCTGGACATGCGGATTCCTTAGCGAGCGCGGGTTTTGGGGGCGATGACCTTGAGACTCATCTGCTCAAGCAGGGCGTTCATCTGTACAAATTGAGCAAAGCGTTTGTCCTGGGTCTGGCCGTGGTAGTAGCGGTAGTAGATTTGCTGAACGATACCGGCCAGACGGAACAGGCCATAAGTGTAGTAAAAGTCGTAATTATCTATCTGAATCCCTGAACGTTCGGCGTAGTAGTCGACGAATTCGCGACGGGTCAACATGCCGGGCGCATGGCTTGGCTGGCGGCGCATCAACTGCACCGGGGCCGGGTCGTCGGCTTCAATCCAGTAGGCGAGGGTGTTGCCCAGGTCCATAAGCGGGTCGCCCAGGGTGGTCAGCTCCCAGTCCAGTACGCCGATGATCTGCATCGGATTCTGTGAGGCGAGGATCACGTTGTCCAAGCGGTAGTCGTTGTGAACGATGGCGGGGGTGGGGTGGTCTGCGGGCATATTGGCTTTTAGCCAGTCCCTGACCGCTTCCCAGCGCGGTGCGTCCGGGGTCAGGGCTTTTTCGTAGCGCTCGCACCAGCCGCCGATCTGGCGTTGCACATAGCCGTCGGGCTTGCCCAGGTCGCTCAGGCCGCAGGCGGTGTAATCAACCTTGTGCAGCTCCACCAGCTTGTCGATAAAACTTTGGCACAGGGTGCGCGCGTGGTCGGGGGTGAGGCCCAGCTCTGGCGGCAGATCGGCGCGCAGGATGATGCCCTTGAGCCGCTCCATGACATAAAAATCGCTGCCGATCACGGACTCGTCGGTGCAGTGGGCGTAGGCTTTCGGGCAGTAGGGGAAGGCATCCTTGAGCTGATTGAGGATGCGGAACTCGCGGCCCATGTCGTGGGCCGACTTGGCCTTGTGGCCAAACGGCGGGCGGCGCAGTACCAGCTCAACGCCGGGGTATTGGATCAGGTAGGTCAGGTTCGACGCGCCGCCAGGGAACTGGCTGATCTCGGGTTGCCCGGTGAGTCCGGGGATATGGGCCTTGAGCCAGGGATCAATGTGGCCGGCGTCGAGTTCTTCGCCAGAGCGGATGCGGGTGGACGAGTCGGTAAGCGCCATGTCTATCTCTTCTGCTTATATTTTAGGCCTGACAACATTCGCCAATCTAATGGGCTGACGCAGTATCGACAAGGCAAGCACGGCCTTAATAGGTAGGGGTGTTAGTGGGTAATCAGCGTGCTTGATAGCCTTTGAGTGAAGCACAGACGAAAAAAAACCGAAGTGCGTGGGCTCCGGTTTTTTGTGACGCGTGTGGCTTAAGCCGGGAACAGTTCGCTCAGCTTCATGGCCAGCATCATGTCGCCTTCAGCGCGCAGTTTGCCGCCCATGAACGCTTGCATGCCGTCGGTTTCGCCGCTGACGATGCCTTCCAGTGTTTCGCCGTCCATGACCAGAGTCACTTGAGCGTCCGGGTTTTCGCCTTCCTTCAGTTCGCAGGTGCTGTCTTTGACGATCAGCGAGAAGTTTTTGTCGTCATCAATGCGAAAACCGAAAACCAGGTCCAGGCCAGCAGCAGCGGCTGGGTTGAATTTGGCTTTCATTGCTTGAACGGCATCAGCTACAGAAGTCATGGTTCGATCCTTTTGTGGTGGGTTACGGCGGCCCGAAGGCCGCGGTTGCCGACGCTCAACGATAAGTGATGAGTGACGGCGTCTTCAACAGTTGCAAATGCACATGACTGTTGAAGGAAGCCAGGGAGACCTCGCGGCCTTGGAACTTGAGCAGGCTGAGCGAGGTGTTAGCAATGTGCCAGGTCAGCTTGAAGGCATCGCTGGCTGGAATCTGGGTCAGGATGTGGAGCAGGGCAGTGATGGTGCCGCCGGAGGTGAACACGGCGATGGTCTGCTGGTTACGCGCCAGGTCGAGGAGGCGGTTCAGGCCCGCCTGGACCCGTTCGACAAAGCCCAGCCAGGTTTCCAGCTGTGGGGTGTCATAGGTGCCGCTGAGCCAGCGGGCGATGATCAGCTCAAAGATGCGCTGGAACTCCGCCGGGTTGTGGGCAGCATTGTGCATGGCGGCAATGGCATCGGGTTCGTCCGGCAGCAGGCCCGGTAGCAGGGCGCCCAGTACGGCGAACGCATCGAACTCGTCGAACGCAGCGTCAGTTTCCAGGGCCGGTACGGGCAGCCCCACAGCGCTGAATTGCGCCAGGGCATGGCGTGCGGTGTCTTGCTGACGCAACAGCTCGCCCGACACGCAGCGATCAAAGCGCAGGTCCAGATCAACCAGATGCTGACCCACGACTTGCGCCTGTCTGACGCCCAGCGGCGACAGCACGTCGTAGTCGTCTGCTCCGAAGGAGGCCTGGCCATGTCTGATTAAATAGATGCTGCCCACGTGCGCGTCATCCCGGTGCGTTCAAAGTCAGGCGAGGTTAGGAGGATGGCAAGTGGCTGTCAATGAAAAAACATACGCTTGTTTGAATTCCTTCTGACGTCCGAAGGCAAGGTATTTCCCGGGTGGCAGGCCCCGGTTGGCGCCGGTATGCTGGTTGTCATTGAGCAGCCCTGACCTGGGGGTTGCAGACGTTTTAAGGAGAGGCTGTGGAATTTCTTGCCGAGTACGCCAGTTTTTTGGCTAAAACCGTGACTCTGGTGGTCGCCATTGTGGTGGTCCTGGTGACCCTTGCGGCATTGCGTGGCAAAGGGCGTCGTGCGACCGGGCAATTGCAGGTCATCAAACTCAATGAGTTTTACAAAGGCCTGCGCGAGCGTCTGGAGCAGTCCCTATTGTCCAAGAGCGAGCTTAAGGCACTGCACAAGCAAAGCGCTAAAACTGAAAAAAAGCTGAAAAAACAACCGGATGAAAAGCCGCGGGTCTTTGTCCTGGACTTTGTAGGTGACATCAAGGCCTCTGCCACTGAAAGCCTGCGTCACGAAATCACCGCGTTGCTGACTCTGGCAAAGCCGACTGACGAAGTGGTCGTGCGACTGGAAAGCGGCGGCGGCATGGTGCACAGCTATGGCCTGGCGTCGTCGCAACTGGCGCGTATTCGCCAGGCGGGCATCCCGCTGACCATCTGCATCGACAAGGTCGCGGCCAGTGGCGGCTATATGATGGCGTGCATCGGGCAGAAAATTATCAGTGCGCCCTTTGCGATTCTGGGCTCCATCGGCGTCGTGGCGCAGTTGCCCAACGTCAATCGACTGCTGAAAAAACACGATATCGACTACGAAGTCCTGACCGCAGGTGAGTACAAACGCACGCTGACAGTGTTTGGTGAAAACACCGAAAAAGGCCGTGAGAAGTTTCAGCAGGACCTGGACATTACCCATCAGTTGTTCAAAAACTTCGTGGCCAAGTACCGTCCGCAACTGGCGATTGATGAAGTGGCGACCGGTGAAGTCTGGTTGGGTGTGGCGGCGGTTGAAATACAGTTGGTCGATGAACTTAAAACCAGCGACGAGTATTTGTCCGAGCGGGCCAAAAATGCCCAGCTCTATCACTTGCACTATGCCCAGCGTAAAAGTTTGCAAGAGCGCGTGGGGCTGGCGGCCAGCACTTCGGCAGAGCGGGTGGTTGACTCGCTGTGGAGTCGTTTGACCCAGCAGCGCTTCTGGTAAAAGGCTGTACTCTGCCCCGACAGCTCATGTCGTGGCAGAGCGTTGTAATGAGACCGCTCTTACAGGAAAAAACAATTAAGCAGGGAGGGTGGACTTTGCATCAAGAGCGGTAGTTATATACTGTTTAGTCTCAATCTTTAGTGCGTATATCACAGTAGTTGATCAGGTAATTAACAGTGTCACAAGCAAGGTTGCGTATAAGCTTGAGCATTGACTAATGACCTGGACTTTCATGATGACAACTCTTTCCTTGCCCCCTGTGTCCGTGAGCGAGCTGGCGGTTATCGAACGCTCTGCAGCGTTTGGTAATCTGCTGGCAGAAAACAAACATGAGGATTATATAGCATCCTTGTTACCGTACTGGTTTGTGACGGCGCCGGCTTATTTGCGTCAAGCCTTGCGCGACAGTATGAAACACGCCCGTGAAGCACAATTGGTCGTGTCGGAAATATTGGCAAAAATCACCCCGATTGAGCAGTTTGCCGAGCCGTTACTGGTGCAGGAACTGGCCGCCCACGGTCATTCGGATGTTAATCCTAAAACCAGCGGCATCAAGGAAGTTCATCTGTTGAGCAATATCGTGATCTTCATTGCCAATCAGCAATTGAGGTTGGTCGACTCACTGATCCGGCAGTTGCTTCCCGAGGTGCTGGTGCCGCAGTCACTGGAGCTCAATTTGGTGGCCAGTATTAACCGGCACAGCCTGTTGCAAGCGGCGATGCAAAACTTTCAACTGTCTCAGACCCAGGCCGCAGGCTTTGCTTCAGGCTCCACGATTTACGCGGTCAGAGGTAATCAGCAACTACCCCATACCGGACTTACGCCGGAAAAGTTTGCTGAAGTTTGCCGCGAGTTAAATCTGGGCTCGCAGTACCAGTCGCATCTGGACAGGGTGTTTTCACCCCTCAATGAGCAATGGCCAGTGGATGACCCACGTTCTGAAACCTACAGAATTAAAGCGGCGTTCAGTATGAACAAACGCCAGGAGTTCGCCTCGGCATTGCACATCGCTTATATGAAGTCTGAAGTAACGCCCCTGAATTACGCACTCATGATTAATTTGCTGATATCGCCTGTCAACCGGTCAGATATTATTAATCCGGTACACAGCACGTTTGAAATTCTTGGCTTTGAAGTGCCCGGGATAATAATATTTTGGCCGGAACGAGAACCGGTACAACAGCGCCAATCGTGTGTTGTGTATTTGCCGGATGGGCCGCAACGATCATTTTACCAATTCGAGACGTTTGAACAGTTTAAGGTTCAACTGTGGGAATGGTTAAAGGCTTCGCTCTTTTGCGACTATTTCGTGCAGCGGGTCCCGCTGCGTCATCGCGCCGAATTTATCCGACGCACCAATATCAAACAGATGACCTGGGACTCGCTCTTGCTGCGGCGCCCGCCCATCATTAATGAACCTGAACTGTTGAGGCAGACCGGGCACAAGCCGCAGTCGGGCGATCCGTTCGAAGTGGCGTGGCTATTGCACTTGGCACAGATAAAAGACGACGCCCGACAATTAGTAGTGCCCACGGAGGATGAAGACACCCGAAGCCGTCTGGAGCGCCAGGCCATGTACCTGAATGCAGGGATAAGTTTACTGGGATTGGCGCTGGGGTTTGTTCCGGTTTTGGGTCAGATCCTGCTGGCAAGCAGTGTGCTGCAGTTAGGTGTTGAAGTGTATGAGGGCATAAAAGCCTGGCAACACAACGACCGCGCCGCAGCCCTTGAGCATCTGTTTGATATCGTGCAAAACATTGCCTTGTTCGCTAGTACCGGGGCTGCCGCCAGAGCGCTGCAGCCCGAGCCGGTGGTTGATGCCCTGCTGCCGGTCAAGTTGGTAAAGGGGCATAGCCGCTTGTGCAAGCCGGACCTTGCACCTTATGAGTTCAAGCATGTCTCTCTTGCGGGCCTGGTCCCTGATGAACAAGGGCTGTACAGGGTCGACAATCAGTCCTTTATCAAGTTGGAGGGCCGGGTGTTTGAGGTCAGCATCGAGTCGGACAAGGGCCGCTGTCATCTGCGGCATCCCACAGATCCCGATGCTTACACGCCCCGCATGTTTCATAACGAACGCGGGATGTGGGTTTGCGAGTGGGACAATCTGCTGCACGGCTCTGCGCTGCAACTGTTCCGCCGCCTTGGACACCAGGCCGAAGCAATCACGGATGCTGGCGTTGATCAGGTGCTGGCGGCATCCAACACATCCGTGGCGGTGTTGCGCCGATTGCTGATGGATAACCTGCCGCCGCCGCCTTTGCTGCTCGACAGTCTCAAGCGTGTGCGCCTGAGTGAAAGGATCGAGACCTTTATTACGCACATGAAGCAGGGTAATACCGGAACGGTTGAACAGGCGGACTTGCAGCTGGAACTATTGACCCGCTTGCCGGGATGGCCACAAGAAAAGGTGTTGCGTGTTGTTGATGCAGAGGGTGTGAATTACAAGGAATACGGGGTTGAGCTGGCGTCGCTGCACTCCAGGCTGCAACTGGCGCAAGGGCAAATCAACAACGGGGATTTGCTCAAGGTCACCCTTGAGGGTTTGTCATCGCAGCAGATCGAGGTGCTGCTGGGTGAGGGGCTGCCAGGGCTTGAGCAGCAGCTACCTGTCCTGACGCGCAAATTGGGTGAGCATGCCCAAAGCACCAAGGGGCCACTGCTTGATCGGCTGTATAACGCTTCAGAGGTGGTAACAGCTGACACGGCCAACCTTAAGCGCCAGTTTCCCAGCTTGCCGGTGGCCGTGGTCGAAGAGTTGCTTGATCAGATGACAGCAGAGCAAAAGGTGCAGTTGACAGCCACCGGGACCCTGCCGCTGGTCGTGCTGGAGGAGGCTCGCAGCTACGTACAGACATTGCGCGTGAACCGCTCGATTGAAGGAGGGTTTCATAAGGCGCTGGGCAGCGCTGACAGCACTCTTGTCGCCTGGAAAACACTGCCGGATCTGCAAGGGTGGCCCGACAATACGGTTTTTTTGTTGCTTGATAAAACTACGCGGCAGATATTTGAGCCTCTGGGTAGTGGCACGGTCTATCGGCGCGAGATTTTTAAAGATGCAGATATCTACGAGTTTCATGGCTCAACCGGGGAGGTTTACCGCAGCCCTGATTTATTGAGTTGTGTGCTCAAAGCCTTGACCCCTACTGAACGTTCAGCCATTGGGTTGAGGGGTATTGACCCGGGTAACGACCTGCGCTTAAAAGTTGCCAGCCTGGCTGCGCAACAGCGCTCCAGGGTCGCAAAACAACTCGGCATGTACAGCATAAAACCCTGGTTTAAATCACCTCTGCGCCTGGCCGATGGCCGGCAGGGTTACACCTTGGGCGGCCGTTCCGGGCGTATTTTGCCAGCATCCGAGCCCAGCCGGCTAAAGAACCTTGTTGTCGAGCTTTACCCGTTAATGAGCGAGGTGCAAGCCGGACAGTTCTTATACCGGCTTAAAATGCCTGTTGCACTCATGAGCCGTGCGCTGGTAAACCTCAAAGCTGAACTCACTGCCTTGTGCAGCGACCTTGAAGAGTGGGTTGGCTCAAGCGTCTGGACCCAGCCTTACAATGGGCCGCGCAGCTTGCTGGCAAAAGAGGTCAAGCGGGCAATGAGTCAGGCGTTGATTCGTGCCTGGCGCAGGCAGACGCCCAGTGTCCAGATTGAAGGTCACACTGGGTATGAACTGGATCTTAAAGCCTGGCCGGTGGATAGCCTCCCGGCGTTATCGGCAGATTTTGGTCATATAAGCGCATTGCATCTGGCCAATTCATCCAACGCTAAATTTCCCTCGGGTTTTCTCTACCAGTTTCGCAATCTGCGGATTTTGTCCCTCAAAAGTAGTCACTTGGCCGAACTGCCGGTTTCAATCGCGCAGATGCCACAACTGCGCGATCTTAACCTGCAAGGTAACCAGATTGTCCTGAACGATCAGGCAGTGGCCATTTTATCGGGCCTGACCAAGCTCAAATCGTTGAATCTCACCGGCAATATGCTGGGCAGACGTGTGCAGGTGTGGCCAATGCGTGAGCTCAAGCACTTGTTGTTGCGCTATACAGGCATAACGCAATGGCCGGATGGGGTTGAGCACCTTGCTCAGTTGCAGACCCTTGATCTGCGCGATAACGCCATCAGCCATATCCCGCGTGAAGTGCTGGTTGCTGACCGAGTCGCTCTCAACCGGGTAACGTCCTTGCACGACAACCCGCTGAATGCCGACTCGCAACGTCGCCTGCAGATCTATCACCGCGAACACGGCATCGACTTGGGTATTGATTTACAGCGTCAGCATGCTGTTCCACCGCGGGGTATCAGCCCTTGGTCAGCTTTACCCACCCATGAACAACAAGCCCTTTGGAGCGATTTACTCCGTTCCGGGGGATCAGCCGATTTTTTCCGGGTACTGGAAGACATGACCACCTCTGCGCAATTTTTACAGCAGCGAGAAGACTTGACTCAGCGGATCTGGACCTTGATCAGTGCGATGCACGATCACCAGGAATTGCGCGAACGGGTTTTTGGCATTGCCTCGGATCCTCAGACCTGTAGCGACGGGATTGCGATGATTTTTGCCGATATGGAGTTGCAACATCAGGTTTTTATTGCGCAAACCGAAGTTAACACCGAAGAGAGCCTGTTGAAGCTGGCCCACGGTTTATTCCATATCGAATTGCTGAACAAACATGTGAATACCGTTATCGAGACGCGCTTGGCCGCGATTCAGCTCCAACAACTTGACTATGTACGCCAGTTGCAAGAACTGGTGGATGAGGTCGTCCCGCCTTTTGCGTCTGCCCCCTTGAGCAGTCTGGATGCGGTGGAGCAGCAAGGAGTGGCCTATCGGCTGGGCACACCTGAAGCATTGAGTCTGGCTGAACTGGTAAGTCCGGCAGGGGTCAGAAGCCAGATCGCCGAACTTGATCCGTTGCAGGTGCAGATGTTCTATCAGGTTAAATTGGCCCATGACCTGAATTTGCCGGCTAGGCCCAAGAGCATGCGTTTTGAAAGGATTGCCCGGGTGACCCCGGCTGAGCTTGAAATCGCCAGAGCCTATGTGCTTGCAGAGGACAAGCTGGAGCCCATGACGGTTTCGATAGAAAAAAGAGATTTTTGGATCGCGTTCCTGGAGAAAAAATACCCCGAGGCGTTCACTGATTCCGACCAGCCTCTGGATGAGCGCATGGACGTTCTTTACATGGCCCGCGAAAGCATGTCGAGCAACGACTATGTCGCGCAGTCCAATGAGCTGGGCGATGCACGGGGAAAGACCAGAGTCCTGGTGGTCACACAGCTGACCCGCCAGGAACTTCAGGAACACCCGCTGGGCACCGGTCAATCAATGAGAGGGGCCTGAGCCTCGCAAGGCTCAGGCCCCTTCATGGGATCAGCGCCGGCGGAACAGCGGCATCGGCTCGTCGGTCGAGGACTGGTAGGTCACCGAAAAATCCTTCAAGCCTTGCAGTGCTTCGTACGGGTCTTTGTCGGCACGAATGGCGAACGCGTCGAAACCGCAGCGATGCAGATAGAACAGCTGGTCGCGCAGCACATCGCCAATGGCGCGCAATTCGCCTTTGTAACCATAACGGTCACGCAGCAAGCGTGCATTGGAGTAGCTGCGACCATCGGTGAAGGCAGGGAAGTTCAGGGCAATTACCTGAAAGTGCGCCACGTCTTCGCCTAGCTCTTCGGCTTCTTCATCGCTGTCCAGCCACACACCCAGGCCGCCATCACGGGCCTTGAGTGCATGGCCGTGCTCGCGCCACATCACCAACGGGACGATCAGGTCGTCGCAGTTGGAGATTTCGTCGAAGGTGGTTTCCTTGGGCAGCAAGTGCCAGGTTTCGTCGATGACTTCGTTGTTCTTAATTATTCGCTGCATAGACGCGCTCCTTGAAAGGCTCGATGCCGATACGTTGGTAGGTGTCGATGAAACGCTCGTCTTCGGTACGTTTTTCAACATACACGTCGATCAGCTTTTCAATCACGTCCGGCATGGCGTCCTGGGCGAACGAAGGGCCCAGGATCTTGCCCAGGCTGGCATCACGGCTGGCGCTGCCACCCAAAGACACCTGATAGAACTCGGCGCCTTTTTTGTCGACACCCAGGATCCCGATGTGACCGACGTGGTGGTGACCACAGGCGTTCATGCAACCGGAGATGTTCAGGTCCAGCTCACCGATGTCGAACAGGTAGTCCAGGTCTTCAAAGCGGCGTTG
This genomic stretch from Pseudomonas deceptionensis harbors:
- a CDS encoding NEL-type E3 ubiquitin ligase domain-containing protein, whose protein sequence is MTWTFMMTTLSLPPVSVSELAVIERSAAFGNLLAENKHEDYIASLLPYWFVTAPAYLRQALRDSMKHAREAQLVVSEILAKITPIEQFAEPLLVQELAAHGHSDVNPKTSGIKEVHLLSNIVIFIANQQLRLVDSLIRQLLPEVLVPQSLELNLVASINRHSLLQAAMQNFQLSQTQAAGFASGSTIYAVRGNQQLPHTGLTPEKFAEVCRELNLGSQYQSHLDRVFSPLNEQWPVDDPRSETYRIKAAFSMNKRQEFASALHIAYMKSEVTPLNYALMINLLISPVNRSDIINPVHSTFEILGFEVPGIIIFWPEREPVQQRQSCVVYLPDGPQRSFYQFETFEQFKVQLWEWLKASLFCDYFVQRVPLRHRAEFIRRTNIKQMTWDSLLLRRPPIINEPELLRQTGHKPQSGDPFEVAWLLHLAQIKDDARQLVVPTEDEDTRSRLERQAMYLNAGISLLGLALGFVPVLGQILLASSVLQLGVEVYEGIKAWQHNDRAAALEHLFDIVQNIALFASTGAAARALQPEPVVDALLPVKLVKGHSRLCKPDLAPYEFKHVSLAGLVPDEQGLYRVDNQSFIKLEGRVFEVSIESDKGRCHLRHPTDPDAYTPRMFHNERGMWVCEWDNLLHGSALQLFRRLGHQAEAITDAGVDQVLAASNTSVAVLRRLLMDNLPPPPLLLDSLKRVRLSERIETFITHMKQGNTGTVEQADLQLELLTRLPGWPQEKVLRVVDAEGVNYKEYGVELASLHSRLQLAQGQINNGDLLKVTLEGLSSQQIEVLLGEGLPGLEQQLPVLTRKLGEHAQSTKGPLLDRLYNASEVVTADTANLKRQFPSLPVAVVEELLDQMTAEQKVQLTATGTLPLVVLEEARSYVQTLRVNRSIEGGFHKALGSADSTLVAWKTLPDLQGWPDNTVFLLLDKTTRQIFEPLGSGTVYRREIFKDADIYEFHGSTGEVYRSPDLLSCVLKALTPTERSAIGLRGIDPGNDLRLKVASLAAQQRSRVAKQLGMYSIKPWFKSPLRLADGRQGYTLGGRSGRILPASEPSRLKNLVVELYPLMSEVQAGQFLYRLKMPVALMSRALVNLKAELTALCSDLEEWVGSSVWTQPYNGPRSLLAKEVKRAMSQALIRAWRRQTPSVQIEGHTGYELDLKAWPVDSLPALSADFGHISALHLANSSNAKFPSGFLYQFRNLRILSLKSSHLAELPVSIAQMPQLRDLNLQGNQIVLNDQAVAILSGLTKLKSLNLTGNMLGRRVQVWPMRELKHLLLRYTGITQWPDGVEHLAQLQTLDLRDNAISHIPREVLVADRVALNRVTSLHDNPLNADSQRRLQIYHREHGIDLGIDLQRQHAVPPRGISPWSALPTHEQQALWSDLLRSGGSADFFRVLEDMTTSAQFLQQREDLTQRIWTLISAMHDHQELRERVFGIASDPQTCSDGIAMIFADMELQHQVFIAQTEVNTEESLLKLAHGLFHIELLNKHVNTVIETRLAAIQLQQLDYVRQLQELVDEVVPPFASAPLSSLDAVEQQGVAYRLGTPEALSLAELVSPAGVRSQIAELDPLQVQMFYQVKLAHDLNLPARPKSMRFERIARVTPAELEIARAYVLAEDKLEPMTVSIEKRDFWIAFLEKKYPEAFTDSDQPLDERMDVLYMARESMSSNDYVAQSNELGDARGKTRVLVVTQLTRQELQEHPLGTGQSMRGA
- a CDS encoding DUF934 domain-containing protein; this encodes MQRIIKNNEVIDETWHLLPKETTFDEISNCDDLIVPLVMWREHGHALKARDGGLGVWLDSDEEAEELGEDVAHFQVIALNFPAFTDGRSYSNARLLRDRYGYKGELRAIGDVLRDQLFYLHRCGFDAFAIRADKDPYEALQGLKDFSVTYQSSTDEPMPLFRRR